AGGGCAGTGGGGGGGGAGGAGAAAACagcattccaggcaaagggaacaccCTATCCAAAGGCCTAGAAGCAAAATGTTTATGAGACTACTTTTCATAAAGTGGTTCTTCACAACCTATGCCATTGTATAGCCTAATTGACTTCTCTCCCACGGGTAGGTGTGAAAAAGACTTGTGAAATATATATTCGAGGAAAAAAACTGTGCCTAAGACAAAGCATTGAAATATAAACTCCCTCCAGCTGTGGCAAAATCTGCCACAGCCTACGTCGATTGGCTATGAATGCATTTGATTCTCAACCGTGAACTGTTAGAAATAACAGCCATCTTGTCACTGTTCTTTTGCTCACTAGTTTAAAAGAATATACAATATTTTGGAATCAAAAGGTATGAATTTATGTATGCTTTGATGCTTGCAGCTGTTATCTAGAAACCTGCCTGAAAATAACACTGTTTTCTCAGGTGGAAAACTGCAGTTATGACATTGTCCTATGCAAAGACGAATCACAGCTGCTGCCATTGTAGAGCTCTGACCCTCCAGCTGGTCATCAGGAAGGCGGGATAGGCCGCAAAACTCGGCTTCCTCTGTCGCTAATTCTGGAATAGCCTTTCATGAGGTTGGCAGAGATAGaaatagagattaaaaaataaacttttttatgaTCATTTCAAACCTCCAGAAAGTTGCAAGAATATTGCACAGAATTACCACATACTTTATACCCATTGCAGTCcaactgttaacattttaccacattggcttttttattaattcttccCCTTCTACCCTTTCTATATAGTTGTTTTTGCTGTAATATTTGAGAAAACACTGTAGATACTATGTTCCTGTATCTCTAAACACTTTTGTctgtataaattaaaaaatgaagatacaaccatagtgcaatttaaaaaaaaatcaacaaattaactTTAATGCAACAAGCCTAGTGTTCTCAAACTGTTCAGTTGGTGCTGTTGCTAATgtaccacttctgggaataccTTTTCCTTACATTTAGGAAACATGGACCCCTCTCTAACATCTTGGGCACACATTTTGTGCATACTTACCTTATTGGAGTCCTTACTCAGTGAGATGGAGAGAGCAAGGAATGCTCATGCCTAGAAAGCTACCCATTTATCCACAGATAAATTGAAATTGGTAGGCAGTGCAAGAGCACAAACAATTCATTAACCAGAAGAAATCTGGAATACTGTTAATTCCCATATAGGTCAGCCTATGTATAAATGGCCAACTTCCTCTCCAAATGAGATGATGATAAGGACTGAGATAAACTTGGTTTCAGAGCTATTTAGTAGCcagattaaatatatatattgaaccaaggtaagttattaaaataaatacttagatACTTAGATACCCTTAAATACTTAGTATAAGTTCTAAACATCGTAActcaaaagaaagacagaaaagaaggaaatcttttgTGAACTCATAGgcttatttaaattactttttgatTGTACAAGCCTATTTGCGGGGCCAGACCCTTCTTCGAGTAATAGTAATATCTGACATCTGTGTAACATATGTCAGTCAATAAAACGCTTTTgcatgcattatttatttatagttaagTAAGTGTTACTTCAAATGGCTAAATGGGTTCTATCAAGTACAGAATGCTGGTTTTCATGTGGAAGGTAGATATTGAACAGACAGAATGGTTTGGcagcagtttttggccaaaatattttgctttgaattttgAAGGAGTGTTGTAACTGCTGAGAGTTTCTGTTAAAACGTACAGTTCACTTTGGGCATTTAAACAGCAGTACCTGACAATTCCTAAAATTCCTTAGAGCAGTTTCTGATGTCTAGCAAAAACGCATGTTTACTTAAGCTTTGTTAAAAGCTAGTGGATCTAATTTGGCTTAGTTGAgagttgatttttctttaatttcttccctgaGATGCATTCCTCTTgggctgcttttcttttccaGGCCACGAAAACTGCTTCACACTAAAGTCTGGGTGCTCCGGCTGTGTTCCAAAGCCATCTCCTCTGTAGACACTGTTACGTCAAATAAATTATTCAGTTgctatgtgttttcatttttgtgttatgTAATTAATAGGACGATAACATTTTCTTGggctttctaaaatttattttttaagaaagtgatGCCTTATATAAGCATTTTCttagaagtgaaaaaaaataggtGAGGTATGGGaaagttttcttgaaattctttttgAAGTTTTGAGTCTCACTTTTGAAGTTATATCTGACATAATCCTTAATCTTTTATCtctttcaaagtttttatttctaattgaaAAGAGTGGAGATATTTGAGCACATATTTTTGTAACTGTGGAAAAGTACTGTTTTTGAGGATTCATGAGTGATCGCATCAACCATTTTGAGAATTCTGCTTTATGAAAGGCATGGATGAGatgatagaaatagaaatttcaaATACTTGAAACTTTGCCAAAATTGCTAGAGATTTTGGATGTGCCAATTAagcaacaagaaaatgaaattctcCGCATGCCAATGGCAATTGCACCCAATTATGTCTGcaataaaaaccaaaatcttGTGCAAAATTCTACATCGTGACTTTACCTTAGGAAACAACTTTAAACTTTTCAGTTGCTGGGGTAGGAAGAGATTAAATAAGTGTACAATGTACAATGTACAATTGGTTCTTTTCACAGATAACAGAATAGTAGTTTGGACTATCCACATAATAAAGTGGAGAAAGTTTCTGCTTTGGATAGTATTTCCCTCCTGTATTTAATGTTATCGGGAACTGCAGTTATTTTGCTGCAGGTGTGGATTGAAATGCTTTGTCTGAATAAGCTGTTAAAAAATCAGGTTACAGGTTTCACTTCTCATGAGTCATTTAGCTTCACATCAAGAATTTAAAATGGGCTAGATTATCCTTCCAGTCTCCCTGTACTCATGAGAAGAGTCTCCAGAGGGATAAACAAAAGGATCTAGAGAGATAATCAGTCTAGATGTTGAGCATAGGCTGCTAAAAACATCCCAAGATAGAAAGGATCATTGGCAGCTTCTTTTGTGCATAACACACTTcaggttttcaaaaatatacatgGTTGATTCCATAAAATGACTCCTGAACCATGGTAGCAATTCAAGAATTTCCAACATAGAGTTTACCAAAAAGAGGGCAGCCATGTTGCAACTGCACCCTAATGCTTCTTGTAAGAGCCAAGCACCTGGTATAAAATAATCCATTTaccagtttttttgtgtgtgtgttgggtggaaAAACATGTAGACCTGGTATTTTGAACAGCTCAGATAGGAAGAAATGGAGCACTCTAAGTGCTGAAATAATTTTGTATcaaggaatagaaaaagatacTGAAGTATTTGAGGGAGAAACAGCACCTGGATCTCTTTATGAATAGAGTTTTAAGTCTAAATCAACTCCTGCAGACTGTCACAGATTATTTTACCttataaatgttaatattatgcTCTTTTTGTTCCGGATACAGGATCTATGGATCCTACATAGAATCTCTGATGGCCTTACTAAGTATCTCTAATCTTCCATCTTGCCCATCTCTTAGCCATTCTCTGTGATAGAGGATGAGTaatatttttgacatataaatggaatcatattgctttcttttaaaaaaatctaatgtttTCCCAAAGCTGTAGCTGGGGACACATTTAAACTTCTTTGTTGGAGTTTCTGTCAAGACTTTGTGTTCCAGTGAACTTCTTTCAGCTCCCCAAACATGAagtgtctctttattttgttctaaCTTTTCTGCCTGGTTAATCTCAACTCATTTCAAGAGAGGTTCAGATCAGCCAGTACCTCCTCTAAAAAGTTTCCTTAGCTTTTGTGTTTTCCCACTGAGAGCACACATGAACTTAAGTTCATGGCAGCAAGGGATGAGGTTTTGATGTTTTTTGCACCCCCccagtgcttggcatatagtaaatgGTCTGTAAATTTGGAGCAGTGAAGTGAATCACCAGCTTCTCTCTTCAGCCTATTTGCTTTGTAGTAGTCATCCGATCCCTGAAAGTTGGGACTGAATATGCCAAGAGCCAGATTTCTGAGCGGAGGCTCTAGGTTTCGGTTCAGGGGTAAGACTCTCCTTTTCAAAAACTTACATCTAGCATTTTATTATGCTTCTAAGAGTAATATcctgaaaaataaagtcaagacTACTCTATGTCTTGTGTATGTGAAGGAATGGaggggtgtatgtgtgtggctTTATGGTTTGTAAAAGCATATGTTTTCTTCCcagaaacttctttaaaaatggcCATGGTAACGGAATTCCTCAAGCAGGCCTGGTTTATGGACAATGAAGAGCAGGAATACATCGTAAgtcaaatgataataaaataactgggttaaatattaaaagagaaattaataggAGTGAATGgacattaaattttttctttctcatccacAGAACACTGTGAAAGGATCCAAAGGTGGTCCCGGGTCAGCAGTGAGCCCCTATCCCAGCTTCAATCCATCCTCGGATGTTGCTGCCTTGCAAAAAGCAATAATGGTTAAAGGTAATTGTGTCTTTCCCAAACAATCCCCTCCTGCACATTTCAGAATGGCTGTTTGAATGGCTATTGAAAAACAGACATGGGCAGTGGAAAAAGTCTGTTTCATCTTGAAGATAAAAAGACTTTTTTGTCAAACAAAGCTATGTATCGTttcttatcatttaaaaaattttggttaACTCTGTAGAATCTCTGTTGCTACAACAGCTCATTTCTTGCATAAACTCAACACTGAAACCAACACTTCTGCTCACATTTAGGGTTTGAACTAAGATCAAACACTCTGACACTGAGGTCCTGGAAcagtttcctcttcctttttcattcaAATAGAAAGAGTGTCACCCAAAGTGCTTCCCTTTGATATGTACTGTTGCATCTATGTAATTCATGTTTCTTGGTTTGTTAAGAACTTCATTTGGAACATCTTGATAATGAATCAATTAATGTCAGTTATTGATGAAGACAACAGTTGATTTTAAGTGGCAAGCTGCTGCCCTgaccagatagctcagttggttagagtgtcttccTAAAACACCAGTGTTGTGGGGTTTGATCTCCGGACACGACACGTAAAAGAAGAAACCACGAAATGCATAAATACGTGGAAGAACAAAactcagtgtctctctctctctttcaccctccttctctctcttaaattaatcaataaaataaataaaatacaaggcaAGCAACCCTTTATTTCCAGGAGTGGATGAAGCAACCATCATTGACATTCTGACAAAGAGAAACAATGCACAGCGCCAACAGATCAAAGCAGCTTACCTCCAGGAAACTGGAAAGGTGGGTTGGAGTGGtgaatttagatattttattttagttgtgttTGTATTAACTATGGATTTCAAAGCATAGTTACTTACTTCTTTCAGTTTCGAACACCATTTTCCCATTACAAGTGAGACTGGGATTGCAGTTTCTATCCACTTGATTGCAATCAAATCAATTCTGGCAAATTTACTGATTTCATACATTGGTTGTATTGGTGTAAATTCTTGGCAGATGTGGTGTTCTCTGTTGAGATGTCTTTAATTTCAACATAACAAACATCGAGATTATTATTCGCAATAAGGAATATGTTCTGATTGAAATGTGTCTTCTGCTAATATTTAATATGAGTTTTTGAATGCCTAAATGTaaagtttatatacatatataaaaaattctaattccctacatatatatatgtatatatatatacacacatacatatatatatgcagagAAATTCTaattccatacacacacacacatattacattttgtatatatataaaattctgcaGTTGATGTAATAAATGTCAGAACCTGTGGggaatttttattagtttatctgagccaaactaaCAACAATTGccaagaagcaaaatctcaagagttttgcagcttattttacaCATTAGAATCAAAGAAGGAGGCATAAGGAGGGTTACATGAAACCCATTGGCTTAAGGGggcagaagaaagcaaaacagggAAATCTCTGAGGtcagataaaaagtaaaatgaagagacataCTACTTTTTCATTGGTGGGCACAGGATAGTTAATAACTAGCATTTATAGCACACAGAGAGATGTTATGCTGGGAAATGAGATAAGATGAGGGGCTCTGTGAGCCAGTGCTCTGTGCTGGGaggttgtgccctgaggggcctgCAGAAGGCAATTACTCTGACCTTTAgaaggtatgttatcttagatgcaaaagtCAGCTACTTTAGGtcaagattgacctttgtcaaggaaacTACAGGCCTAGGACCTGACTACCGGCCAGGACCTGTTTGTAGTTAGGAATTCTTATGTTCAGACATTCCTATGTGCTTACTTTCTGCCTCTGAGTGTGTAGGGCCCTCCATGCAGGCCTTGCCTCAGCtagtcaggtttagtatgtgtcctttttttttttttgtctacatCACTTTAAAagtaagctttattttttttcctaccaaatacaggtagtgttttttttaaaacacaattaaaaaacttACGTCAATGTCTGATAAGAGTGCTATTTGAACAGTGCAAACCTCAAAGTTTGGAAAAATTgttaatacattatatattaatgtatttttaagtattcTTACCACTGTTTTTATTAATAGACAACCCTATAGTTTGAGCTTTGTGGCTTCTCCCCCTTATAAAATATTGAGAACCCTGTTCTTTAAGTAGTTACCAATGAATTCAGTCAAATGTCATTCTAATTACTCTAAAAGATAAAGATAACATTCTAACTATCTGGTGCCTTTTATATGCAAAAAGAGCAGCTCTAAAGATGGTTGGGTTTAGGAATCAGCAATAAGATTATCTAAAGGTCAGGTAACTCTATATTGCTCTGTAAACTAGCATGTTAATTATTATAAACTCTGATTCTAATTTCTTTGTTACAGCCCTTGGATGAAACTCTGAAGAAAGCCCTTACAGGGCACCTCGAGGAGGTTGTTTTGGCTCTATTAAAAACTCCAGCCCAGTTTGATGCTGATGAACTCCGTGCTGCCATGAAGGTAAATCACCTGATTTAAGCAAAACTCTTTTACTGAAAAGAATACATAGGTCAAGTCCACTAGTATCCTCACCATCTAGTACAGGACCTATCAATTAATGGGATTAAGAGGCATGAATTAGTTAATTAATGAATGTTGGCATTCATAACTATATTATTTCTGCCTTCATCAACATGTCACTGTATGTCATacatctcactttttaaaaaatagttaattatttcttattttttttaagattttacttgtttatttttagagggcaagggagggagaaagagcaggagagaaacatgaatgtatggttgcctctcttgtgctccttactggggacctggactacaacccaggcacgtgccctgacaaggaatcaagcCAGCCACCCTTTGCCCTGCacactggcactcaatccactgagcataccagccagggcatatatcCATATATCTCAgggcatatatttatatatttgttaaaaatattggcTTTAAGCACATTTTGTTTCTAGAGCAATATACCAGATAGAGCTAAGTGTAATTACTAAATATTGTGGGAAATTTACTAAATGCCAGATTCAAATGAATTTTGGGACACACAAACTAGTTAATGCTCTCAATGCATATTTTcctacatttcttcttttcttctcttccaatTCAGGGTCTTGGAACTGATGAAGACACTCTGAATGAAATTTTGGCCTCAAGAACTAACAGAGAAATCAGAGAAATCAACAGAGTCTATAGAGATGGTAAGTTTTAATGTCCAAACAGTCCAAGTGCCTTTGTTGACAAAGGAAATCTGATAAGCATTTCTTAAAATTGAATGTGAGTTTAATTACAGGGGCTTTGGAAGCTctactttctaaaatatttctttattgtttggtACAAGTCTACTGTAATCACACATTTACCGTACAGCTTTCAAGTTGCTAGCATGCTGATACAGGAGACGGGGTCCAACCCTCAGCAATCTGCATTTCAATCAGAAATGTCTAAGACACATGGCCATGTGTTATTGTAATGGAAAACTCAATTCAAAGCATTGAATtcaaagaattttctaaaaatgttttctaaaaacattttctattataCTGAgatttgtttcattaaaatattctgttgtttttattttgaaaagataacaaaagTATAAAGtctccaaaacaaacacaaaaaatactctccatttgtccttgaaaaaaagtaaagagctAGGTGCTTATAATCCTGTGATGGAAACTTCTACCATTATGAAACTTGTCATTATGAACATAAATGACTCACTTATTCTTTACCTCTAGTTGGATCCATAGGGATGAAAGGCCGGCCATGGTACATTTTATCTATTCAGTGAAATATCTCATTTAAGTAACATGCTCAGCATTGTAAAGAGGATGGCTGTAAGTGGGTCCCGAGCAGTGCTGGGTCTTTCActgtgttccttttctagtttccCAAGCCGACATGTGGTACCAGAGGGGGCCTTTCTGCTTGATTTTCATCCCAAGCACAGAGAATAAAACAGCCCTTGCATACAGTTTTCAGAGCAATTTAATACATGAATCAGAATAAGGAAGATTTCATCCTCATTTTCTGCACCCTTTATTACCAGTATTTACCTTAGATCTGTTTATGAATGATAATAATCAAGAAGGaacttatttttagtatttttgttcaATAAAACATAGTTTATGAAGATAAATATCCATATTTCCCCATTATACCCAAGATACAGTCCAATGATAGCTTATTAAATTGCCCCATCTGCTAGTTAATTataaatttagttaatttttttcctaatagagCATCGTTTTGCATAGTTAAGTATGCAGGTTTACACAAATAAAGTGTTAAAtctatatatgcatgtgtatgtacacacataataaattatattacatatatatgattaATAAGTGACCTGTGTTCAAGCAAGTACCTCTGGTTTGTTCTTTTACATAAGTGTTCTATTCATCACCTTGCTTAAATTCTGCCATGTTTATTCAGAATTAGTTATTTAATACTTATGCTATTCATATTATATTAGCAAAAGCTCTATGACTGTAGGTTTTTATTCACAGTATTATGTAAATTGCTTTTATTGCCCTAGAGGATACAAATTTGATGATCCAAAGTTTTATTTGCTTCTatatcactatttttatttaaaaaagataatattttgaaatgcatttcATAAGTCATTGAATATTTGACATTACAAATTTTAAGCCAATGCATATAGAAATGTCAGATATTATAATTATCACTATTATTTATCATTAGTTTACTGCAAAatatacttcttttatttttcagaattgaAGAGAGATCTGGCTAAGGACATCACCTCGGATACTTCTGGAGATTATCAGAAGACTTTGCTTTCTCTTGCTAAGGTATAACTCAGATGGTTCAGGAAATGCCTCTTCTTTTATGAAGAGTAAGATTTTAGATTTCATCTCACTTGA
This sequence is a window from Phyllostomus discolor isolate MPI-MPIP mPhyDis1 chromosome 3, mPhyDis1.pri.v3, whole genome shotgun sequence. Protein-coding genes within it:
- the ANXA1 gene encoding annexin A1 encodes the protein MAMVTEFLKQAWFMDNEEQEYINTVKGSKGGPGSAVSPYPSFNPSSDVAALQKAIMVKGVDEATIIDILTKRNNAQRQQIKAAYLQETGKPLDETLKKALTGHLEEVVLALLKTPAQFDADELRAAMKGLGTDEDTLNEILASRTNREIREINRVYRDELKRDLAKDITSDTSGDYQKTLLSLAKGDRDENLGINEDLVDSDARALYEAGEKRKGTDVNVFQTILTTRGYPHLRRVFQRYTKYSQHDMNKVLELEMKGDIEKCFVTIVKCATNKPMFFAEKLHQAMKGVGTRHKTLIRIMVSRSEIDMNDIKACYQKLYGISLCQAILDETKGDYEKILVALCGGQ